AGACTGTCGTGGGATCGAGATCCGATATCGGGCCGTTCGACCGTTCTTGAACGGCCTCGATCAACGGAAGGCCGCCGTCGAAGAGGTCCTGTCGCGTCTCTTCTAACTTTTCGGGGGAGACACCGCGGATCGCATCGCGGGGGTGATTCTGCGAGAACGCCTGTTGCATGTACGGATTTTCCTCGTAGAATTCGACGTGGCTGTGAAAGAACTGTTCGAGTTGCTCCCGGGGGTCGTCTCTCTCGGCTAGGTCCGCACGCAACCGATCGGTGAACGACTCGATCTCCTGTCTGTAGATTTCGAGGTAGAGTTCCTCCTTGCTGTCGAAGAATCGGTAGAAGGTGGGCTTCGCGATGCCGACCGGTTCGGTGACGTCGATAACTCTGGTCCGATCCGGACCGACGGTGAGCAACTGCTCTCGACCGGCCTCGATCAACTCCGTCCGTATCTGTTCCCGTTCCTCGTCGCTGAACCCGCTCATATCTAGCGGTGCGTGCTATAACTTCATAATTGATTCGGTCACGGGGTAGAACCTCATGACCGAAATAGTTATGGAGTTAACGAGCCACGTCTAACACATGAACGTCCAGGGGAAAGACGAACCCACGCTCCGGTTGACGGAGCCCGCGGCCGCCGACCTCCCGAAAACCGGCGGTAAAGGGGCGAACCTCGCGAAACTCGTCGACGAAGGACTGCCCGTCCCGGACGGATTCTGCGTGACGACGACGGTCTATCGAACCCTCGTGGACGACCGGGAAATCGCCGCCCGTATCGACGACCTCGAGGACGTAGCCCCGACGGCGACGGACGAATTGCGCGAGATCGCATCGGAGATCAGGGAGCGAATTCGGTCGAAGGAGTTGTCCGAAGGCGTCGAACGGGCGATTGCGGACGAACTGGACCCCGGGCGATCGTACGTCGTCAGATCCAGTGCGACCGCCGAGGACCGACCGACGGCCTCGTTCGCCGGTCAGCACGAAACGATACTCGACGTGACCGGCATCGAAGACGTTTCCGAGGCGGTTCTCGAATGCATGGCCAGCCTGTTCGCCGATCGGGCAGTCACCTACCGTGGGACCAACGACGTCCCCCACGACGAGGTGGCGATGGCAGTCGTCGTCCAGCGACTGGTCGACGCCGACGCGTCCGGCGTGCTGTTTACCGCCGATCCGACGACCGGTAAGCGGACGACCGCCAGCGTCGAAGCGGCCCCGGGACTCGGCGAGGCGGTCGTCTCGGGAACGATAGCGACCGACAACGCCCGTGTCGATCGAGAGAGCGGCGAACTCGTCGAGTACCGCGTCGGCGATCGCACCGACGGTTCTGCCAGCACCGAGACCGGTCGCGTTCTCACCGACCGACAGGTGACAGAACTCGTCTCGTACGGCGAGACGATCGAGCGAGCGTTCGAAACGCCACAGGACGTCGAGTGGTCGATCGCCGACGGGCAGTTTTGGATCCTGCAGGCGCGGCCGATCACCACGCTCTTTCCGATCCCGTCGCCGTCGCCGGACGACGACGGACTGCACGTCTACTACAGCTTCAACCACCGGCAGGGGATGACCGAGCCGATGCCGCCGCTGGTCGCCGACTACTGGCGGCGCGTCACCGCCACGACGACGGCCAGGATCGGCTACGACCTGCCGACCGGCCCGGTCTCCACGACGGCCGGCGGGATCGTGTATCTGGACGTGACGCCGCTGGTCCGCTCGGATCGGCTCGCGTCCCGACTGTTCGACTCCCTCGCGGAGTTCGACCGCGAGGCGATCGGCCCGCTCGAAGACGTCCGCGAGCGCCGGGGCGACGACCTCGCCGAGATCTCGCTGCTCCGCGGCGTCTCGCCGATACAGTCGCTCTCGACCGCGAGCCGGCTTCTCCCCGCCGTCGTACGGTCACTGGGTGCGATCGTTCGGGGACTGGTGACCCGCTCGTACGACCGGGTGCCACGGCGAAGCCGGGAGTGGGCGGATCGGGCTGCAGCACGGGCGATCCGCGACGTTCGCGAGGGGGAGACCCGCCGCGACCGCATCCGGCTGCTGATCGACACGTACGAGGAACTCTCCCTCGAGGGCGTGGAACAGGCGTTCAAGCTCTGGAACGTGTACTTTTACAGGGCGGCGTTGGAG
The Salinilacihabitans rarus DNA segment above includes these coding regions:
- a CDS encoding TetR/AcrR family transcriptional regulator, encoding MSGFSDEEREQIRTELIEAGREQLLTVGPDRTRVIDVTEPVGIAKPTFYRFFDSKEELYLEIYRQEIESFTDRLRADLAERDDPREQLEQFFHSHVEFYEENPYMQQAFSQNHPRDAIRGVSPEKLEETRQDLFDGGLPLIEAVQERSNGPISDLDPTTVYRLLKPIILLISDHQASSRDYYEDVRDVSISMLVRGLVLEE
- a CDS encoding PEP/pyruvate-binding domain-containing protein, which encodes MNVQGKDEPTLRLTEPAAADLPKTGGKGANLAKLVDEGLPVPDGFCVTTTVYRTLVDDREIAARIDDLEDVAPTATDELREIASEIRERIRSKELSEGVERAIADELDPGRSYVVRSSATAEDRPTASFAGQHETILDVTGIEDVSEAVLECMASLFADRAVTYRGTNDVPHDEVAMAVVVQRLVDADASGVLFTADPTTGKRTTASVEAAPGLGEAVVSGTIATDNARVDRESGELVEYRVGDRTDGSASTETGRVLTDRQVTELVSYGETIERAFETPQDVEWSIADGQFWILQARPITTLFPIPSPSPDDDGLHVYYSFNHRQGMTEPMPPLVADYWRRVTATTTARIGYDLPTGPVSTTAGGIVYLDVTPLVRSDRLASRLFDSLAEFDREAIGPLEDVRERRGDDLAEISLLRGVSPIQSLSTASRLLPAVVRSLGAIVRGLVTRSYDRVPRRSREWADRAAARAIRDVREGETRRDRIRLLIDTYEELSLEGVEQAFKLWNVYFYRAALERLCPGADAEFEALQRGLRGNVTTAMMLELGDVTDVARDRPAVERALKDGRDLEAIREVDGGETFVDAFEDFLDGYGFRAPAEIEFSRPRYREDPAPLLDTVRASLETGDRGDHRNHVQRLEAEAREAIDSLERNAGRGRFGSIRRRLVRPFARRYRSYRSMRETPKYAFSQLLAETRRQVLAAGEQLEREGGLEDAEDVWLYDFDELLTALETPDRPLDVDLDARRAEYRRHQQLRAPRVIASDGEIPRGESPAESDADRLVGTPTAGGVAEGTARVVRDPSDATIESGEILVAPHTDPGWTPLFLNAAGLVTDVGGEMTHGSLVAREYGIPSVVVAGATETLETGRRVRVDGDSGVVELLDEE